The genomic segment CATCGCCCATAACGGCCTGCGCTCCTTTCACCTTGTTCCCGAGGGCTCGACGGAAGAGCCGCAAATGCCTGCCGCCTGGGCCGGCGTCGCGAAGCACAACGACACCGACAAGGCCCGTAGCACCCTTCGCCAGTTCTACCGCGACTGGTCCGCCGAGGGTTCCGAGGAGCGGCGCGTGTGCTACAGTCCCGTTCTTGACGCCGTTGACCTAGAGCGTAAGACCCGTTCACCTACACCCTCGACATCCAGCGAACCACTCAAGGTTCTCGTCCCAGGCGCGGGCCTCGGACGCCTCGTATTTGAGCTCTGCCGCGCGGGCCACGACGCCGAAGGCAATGAGATATCCTATCATCAGctcctcgcctcctcctACATCCTCAACTGCACAAAGGCCGCGGGTCAGCACAACATTTACCCCTGGGTGCACTCCTTCTCCAACCATCGCACCCGGACAAATCACCTCCGCAGCTGCGCCGTGCCGGACATCCACCCAGCGACGCaactcgccgccgcaggtCCCTCCGTAGGGTCTATGTCCATGTGCGCCGCCGACTTCCTGTGCCTgtacgccgacgacgaccacgaaGCCGCCTATGATGCCGTCGCCACCGTCTTCTTTCTCGACACAGCGCCCAACCTCGTGCGGTATCTGGAGACAATCCTGCACTGCCTGCGTCCGGGCGGCGTGCTCATCAACTTTGGCCCGCTGCTGTGGCATTTCGAGAACAACGCGCCCGGGAACCACGGCCGCGACAcggacggtgacggcgagcACGACCACAACAACTCGTCGGGCATCGCGGACCCGGGCAGCTTCGAGCTcagtgacgacgaggtcatgGCGCTGGTGGAGCGGGTCGGGTTCGTGGTGGAGAGGCGCGAGACGGGCATCAAGGCGCCATATATCCATGACCCGGAGAGTATGCTGCACACGACCTACCGTGCGAGCTTCTGGGTGGCGAGGAAGCCTCTGTAGATTTCACCACGTCAGACCGTGCTTTCCGCCCACTGCTTTTTAATACGTAACTctgagagacagagagagagaaagagagagagaaggaagatgGGGGTCCCACACAAAGTCATGGTATGAAAAAGAACTTGGCTTGATGAAAATTAGGCCACTGGCGCAGGCATGGATGGCATCAGCGCGAAAATTACatttttatttattttatttttggTTTTACAAACACCTCGCATCCTATATCCATCCTACCTAGGTGTATGCAACCATAGGCAGGTATACGTAGATGAAGCCTACAACTTGGAAGGCACGTTGAGCTCACCACGCTGCCACAACGACCCGCCATCGATCGCGATAACCTCGCCGTTCACGTGCGACCCTGCGCGGCTGGCAAGGTACACAACAGCACCCGCGATGTCCTCGGGTCGGCCTAGGCGGCCCATGGGGTTCCCCTTGCCgatcttgtcggcgccgccgccgatctCGAGCAGGCCGTTGGACATCTTGCTCGGGAAGAAGCCCGGGGCGATGGAGTTGACCGTGATGTGCCTCGGCGCCAGTTCGAGCGCAAGGTTTCTGCCGAGGtggatgacggcggccttgctGGCGCTGTAGCCGTAGGTGCCCTGTTTGCCCAGCGTGCCGATGCCTAGGCCGGCGACCgaggcggtgatgatgacgcGCGCGGgatcgtcggcgccggcggctttCTCGAGCAGCGGTGTGAAGAGGcggatggtgttgaagacGCCCTTAACGTTGAGATCCATGACCTTGGCGAATGCGGCGTCCGGGTGGGTGTCGAAGGCCTCGCCCCAAgtggcgccggcgttggcgaacAGCACGTCGACGCGGTCCGTGTGCTTCTtcacctcggcgacgaggtgctcgacgcccttgatATCGGCAGCGTCAGCAGGGACGgggatggcgacggcgccgggtgCCAGGTTCGGAAGGGCGTTGAGAGCCTTGCAGGCCTCTTGGCAGGCGGCGCCCTTGCGGGAGGAAATGAACACCTTAGAGGCGCCGGCTTGGAGGAAGCTGCGAGTCGAACCCGGTTAGCCcaaaggagaaggagaggaaatCACGGCTGTATTGGCTTGTGGGAAGGGATATCTTATTAGATGGGGACGTACGCGGAGGCGGCgtgcaggccgaggccgcgcgAGCCACCGgtcacgacggcgaccttgcccttgagggagaagagggacggGAAGTCTTTGAGCTGTGCTTCGGCCATTTTGTCCGAGTCCGTAATGTCAATTGGAAGAAGGGAGATGGATCCTTTTCGGAAAGTATTTGTGAGAAGAACGGAATACAAGATATAAAGGGGCCACGAGGTATTGGAAATCCACTGTTGGGTTCCCCAGAGTTCTGGTTGCTCAGAGGAACCACCCCCCATCCCAGTCGGTGACGTTTGCGGGGGAGAAGATACCGAGCCTCGGCTGTTCCCTTGCTCCAGGTTCCAGATTCCACACCGACCCACACCGCCGGGAGGGAAAACGTGGGGTTGCGCACCTGTAGGGAATCAGGGTGACTATATGCACAGCATTTTGACGCCAGATGTGCAATTTCTTCTCTTCAAACATTCTACACAAATTGTATGCAAGGTACCGATCGATGGCTGATGCCAGCATTCTGGAGCCAAGCCGCACGACGCGGCGGCACAGGCAGGCCTGTCACATCTCTCGCCTGCCGACGGCAAAGTGTTTGGTAGACGATTTCAGATGTGGAAGACATAATCAGATGGAGCTGAGATTCGCGCTCGTGCTAATGAGATAAAGAGTTCACGCGGATAGTAGGAAATCCCGCCACTACAATCTGCCTTATGGCCTGTTCCCATGCCCTTCACTGTTGTTGCGACGTGCATTCAGTGCTGCTAACTCAACGTGGACAAACCAGCCAGTGTGAGGTGATAGAAACCTTTGGCGTGATACAGGCCCGCCGTGTCAAAATACTTCGAAATACAATttgaagaaaaggaagaagaataAGACAAAATAAATTAAAAAAAGGTGGGGGTTGGCCGATATGGCGGCATAATAGACCATCGTTTAACTGTGGTAAATGAGCATGCTTGTATGCATTTCTTAACGTATATAGTCGTGAACCGTGTGTACGAGTGTCATGACGGGGGGCTCAAAAGCGTTCGCGGACAGGCCGTCTGCTCatctccttgatctcctGTGCGAGTGCGTTTTGCTCTCCCAGCATGCGTCGACAGCACCTGCAAAATCGTCCATCCGCTCGGGGCTGATGTAACCGATGAAGAAGACCTTGACATTGTGTTCAATGGTCACAAGCTTCGAATAATTGACGCGAGAAGCCTTATCGAGCTTCTCCCCTTCGACGGTGAGCTTGGCTCGCACGGCCGGGAATCCAAGCTCTGGCTCGTTTGGTAGAAGACGATGAGGCTTGTTGTGATAGACCATACCATGCTTGTGAGGTTTCACGCCCTTCTTCTTACAGGCCTTGCCCTGGTACGTAAGGATTGGTCTGGCACGTTTAGTGGAAGTTTGTCCAAAACCATGTCTGATGCTACCCACACGCAAGTGCAATGACCATCGTCAttggcaacgacgacgaagcgTCGGAACCCGACGAAAAGGGACCCGCCAAATCGATCTTGGACCGGCTGTCTGTCGGATATGGTCGGCGTTCCTCCGAGACTGGAGCCTGAAGGCTCGCACCACAAAACTTTGAAAATCTAGTAAAATTAGCCAGCATACTTGCAATCCCAGTCAAGCTACCAACCGATCCGGGGCGAAACTTGTGCGACGGTTCAACAACGTATCCTATGCGTGATTAGCAAGGGCAACATCCGCGTCTGAAGAGGTGACTCACGTGGGTCCAAATCCTCATTGGTCCCGAATGTGCCACTGATGTGCGACGTGGTATGAGAGGACGGGGCATAAAACGGCTCAGGGGATCTCCGGGCTGTTGGTGTCCGCGTTCCATCATCTTCAGCATCTGCAAATGCTCCTGCTACCATTAGTCATTGTAGGAGTGGCTTCTGGGGAGTTTGGTCTTGTCTCACCGTAGGCTGGCTCTGTAGACGATCCGCCTTGGATCTGTTTCCCATATGACTCCGTCAGGGCTTCTTGTAAGATGCTGCCCTGGTCGTAGTCGTCTACGTCTGTTGCCCCATATCCAGAACCTGCTGATGTTAATTCAGCCTGtgcaaaaacaaaagaaacTAACCTCGACTGTGGGAGGCTGTAGCTGGATCAAGTGTTGACATGTATCCCTCGGGTTCGTGATACAAGCCTTCCGTGCTATTCTGGGGAGGGAGGACTATCGGTGTGTATGTCAGTTAATTGTCATTGGTGTGTGGAGATGTCCATACAGTCTTCATCATGGTGCGCAGTCGGGGCTATTGCATAATCCGAGGGCGTCTCTTGCTCGGCACCCCAGAAGGGGTCCAACGGTGGAGCTGGCTCCTCAGGTGGGTTGTCTTCCCCATCATGCGGCTGAGGCTCGTACGATGGCTCCTTGCCCTTTCTCGACCGACTCGAATTGCCGTACGATGCAGTCGAAGTTGGGTACATATAAGACTGATCTGCAGCCTGTGAGCTAAAGCAACTGTGGTGTCGTCGATCTGCTCACCAACAACTTCCTCCCCTTGTAGCGCATAGCTGTAATCGCCGTCGTTCGCGGAAGGCGAGGTTGagaggttgtcgaggccgtTGGTGAGTTCCTCTACATTCGGCTGCTCGCGTGGGATCGCTTGGACATGCTGCTGTGGAGCAGCTTGTGTTTCCTGCCAGTGGTACTCCGGCTCGCCTGTCTTGGTCAGCGGTGTATCAACTCATGATTTCATGACTTACCATTATTCGTGCGATACGTGTAGTAATTCTGGTGCTCGTCTGACCAAGTCCAAGGCGACCACACGCTGCTtcctccacctccgccgctgccaccgctaccaccaccactctTGGACTTGTTTTTACTGGACCTACTTGACTTCATAATGGCATCGTGTGTCGTCGTCAACTGATAAACTCTGGATGCGGATGCCGATCATGAGTGGTCCACCGCGCAGAGCCTGCCGGGTTCGGAACGGAGACAATGTCTTGATGGCAGCATCAGCTTGAGCCGCAAAAgaaagagacaagagacaAACGAAGCTCGAAAGGTAAGCCAGGTCTCCTAGGCCTCGGGGGCACAACAGGATAAATGGAATCCCCGCCCAATTGGCTGAAGCAGCTGTACGGTAACGCGTGACGTACCTTGCGAGATGTTACTGGCGCAAGGCGACAGTTCTCTACGGAAGGGGTGGTATGAGCTTCAAAGCGCCTGCATCGCCTTGCAGGATACCTCAATCCGGGGCCCGAGTGAGTACGTGAGCTAGGAGGTCGGTCCCAAGCTGAGGGAgtgagaggaagaaggtcGGGAAACGGGAtacaagagacgagagacgggacggagacgacgagaagagggTGTGGCACGGCACGGCAGCCTTTTCTTCCCGGCTCTACCCTTTCAAGGTTGATAAGAACCTCTGATTATCCATTTGGTATTCCACTCCCGCGTGGAGCAGCATGTGGCAGAATAACAACCGCGAGATGGTGCTCTTCTGCGAGGTGGTCTCACAGGTGAGGGGGGGCCCCGGTCTTCGTCCCTTTGCTGTTTAGAGTGCAACCCAAGCCGCGCCCCATCTCTGCTGTATGAAGGCCCGAAGAGGGTTTTGCTGGCTGGGGCGGTTGGCTCGCGTGTTTGATGGAGTTTCTGTACCGGTACAAGCGATTAGAAAAAGGACAACGGAATCAGGCTGCGGCTTTCGTCGAGTTGCGTTCTGGTGTGGCACGTCTTCCCACCAGTAATGACGAAGAGTCACCGTGACCCCGCGCTGTCCGTGTCCACCTGCCAGTGGACCATAGGCACCTCTCTCCCCGGGAGCTCGAGCTCATTAGCTGAGCTGCTAACACATTAGGATTAGTGCCGGGATGGTCACAAAGCTCCTGATCTGTCTCCACACGGGATGAAAATGGGTCCTGGTATCAAAAAGTGGAGACGGTATCTCTCTCAACGGCCTCACGCCTCAGTCTGCAACCACCCTTACGCTCACACgttttgctgctgctgctactactgGCATGCAACCGTAATTAGCACCATCGCCATGTGGTGGTGACTGGGACGAGCCGCGTTGACCACGCCCACACAGCTCTCAAGCTGTCGCTTCACTCCTGAAGTCGAATCCACGCACATCCACGACAACTTCTCCTTTCTCGAATCCATCAAAACACAGCAAGCGATGGCACAGTATCACGACTTGTACGCACCATAGACTCTCTCCATGTCTACGATCGACTGCTCCGACCGACGGGGCTTCACCTCGAGCTCATCCAACGATGGCTTGTGGATCGAACACGAGACGCCCTCCGAAGCAAAGTCGACCGATAGTACTCGTTTCAGTCGCGTCCGGCTTCCgtcaccacctcctccgccagcatctTTGCGGCCGGACGTGGCCTCTCTTGATGCCCCTATAGCCTGTTTGCCTACGCAAGCAGAACCCGATacatctcgtcgtccttgtgCAGCCTTTCAGGCATCGGGGCCGACAACTCCGCGTCCTTCGTCTCACGAAACTCGACACAGGGCACCCAACcattttcctcctcctcctcctcctccgccgcggTCGCGGCCTCCCGGGGTTCGATCGCCCTCGTATACCACGTTTCTACATCCACCGCCGCTGTccctgctgccgccgcctccctccgGAGCTCGACCATCCCCGTATACCACGTCTTTACATCCTCCACCaccccctccaccgccgccgctcctgGACATGGGCCTTAAGGGTAAAAGACTGGCGAACATCCCGGTTTTAAGGAGTCTGTCCCCGTCCATGTCGCCATCCTCGGGGTCTTGGAATCATGAGTACACTAGCTCAGATTCCGAAACTAGCTCCATGGAGGCCGACTACCTTGAACACCAAAACAGGACCACGTTTCCACCCCTTTTGCCCAGTGCGCAAGGGCGGGCGCTCGAGAGGAAACAAATGACTGACTCGATCACAAACAAAGTCTCGCGTCTCGAAAACTCCCGGGTGTCCGTTCCTAGCCTTGTTGCCTCCGATGCATCGTCAGCAGCATCAGTAGCGTCGATGGAGGATGATGGTGTGCAGGGGCTGTGGGTTCAGATGAAAGAGCGCCGCCAGCGTCTGAACTCGCTCAAGCAGGACATGGCCACCAAACGTAAGGCTCTCCAGGAGCTGCGTCGCAGgaaagacgaagccgacaaCACGTTCATGAAAACGCTCCGCCCTATCCTTGTCAGGGACCGGCGGGGTCTAACGGGAGCGTCCGACGAACTGCTGGACGAACGCTTTGCGGAGATGCAGTCACTTCGTACAGAGTATCACTGGCTTGAGTCTGGGTATGAGGGACACGAGTTCGCGCtagatgaagaagaagtcgaacTCATCAATATTGAGACGAGATTCTTCAGTCTCTTGGCTGCTGGGAACAGAAGGAACATCCGCTCGTCCATTCGTAGGGACGATTCTGAGGATGACGAAGCGGAGGATTCGGCAGATTTGCCATATGAACTGAGGGGCATCTCCCGTCATGGTCCAACTGACGATGCCCATCCACTCTGGGAAGACCTAGTGTCCGCGGTTGGGGATTTGAGCAACGCCAAAGAAGAGTACGAAGACCTCCTCCTATACCACAATCAATATGCCTACAGTATGGACGTCAAAAAATATGCTGGGTTGACGCCTAGCGCAGAAGAGGTCGAGTTTATGGACGAGTTTCCGGAAGAGGAGCGCGAGAAGCGGGAATCTGTCGATCGCCTAACGGAGGAGGTGGGCAGACTGAAGGAAGTTTGCAAGCGTAAGGGGGCAATGAAAAAGCATCCGTCCTTCAAAATCGCGTATGCTCTCGACCCAAACATTGGAGAGGATTTGTCACTAGACAGCCTCCCTCCACAGTCGGGGTCTCTCGCACATTGGCAGTTCCCAGAGCTTCTATCCCATCCAGACCACGTTCTCCGAGCAGAGCCCTCGACAGCTGTGGATGAGTTGAAACGCGCTGCGAAACTTCCCGCCGACAACCCGGTGAGGAAGGCGCAGCTGTACGCGGCCCAAAAGGAGTACAGCATCTCGAGGCTAGTCAGCGAgttcaaggaggaggataaATCCGACTTCATCACCAGGTGGCTTCTGCACCAGCTGCGGACGTCACCGCTTGCAGTCAAGCTCCTATACTCGACATTCGTCCAAACGATTCGGTTAAGGATTGTGAACCTACAGCGTTGGCAGCAAGATGTGCTCTTCCACTGGTGGAGAGACGGTGCTGTCAAGCCGCCCGACTACTTCTTTGGCCCGCTCACAGGAAGTGGTAGAGTATGGCATGGGCATGAAGCTCTTCCGGAGCGTAACACACAGCTTTCGTCACAGAAAGTAGCAACGTAAGAGTGGTCTAGCGGTAACCGGCAGGTATGCGAGGATGCGAGCcggtcgacggcgatctGTTGAGTTCTCATCAACGAGtgcgtcctcctcggtcaCATTTATGCGCAGCGTAGAGATCGATTCGTTCTTTGTGCGCCTCGGGCACAGAACGACACGAGGATGCCAATCAGTCCAGTCATGTCTGGATTGATACGATGGATTTGTTTTGCTTG from the Colletotrichum destructivum chromosome 10, complete sequence genome contains:
- a CDS encoding Putative short-chain dehydrogenase/reductase SDR, NAD(P)-binding domain superfamily, producing the protein MGGGSSEQPELWGTQQWISNTSWPLYILYSVLLTNTFRKGSISLLPIDITDSDKMAEAQLKDFPSLFSLKGKVAVVTGGSRGLGLHAASAFLQAGASKVFISSRKGAACQEACKALNALPNLAPGAVAIPVPADAADIKGVEHLVAEVKKHTDRVDVLFANAGATWGEAFDTHPDAAFAKVMDLNVKGVFNTIRLFTPLLEKAAGADDPARVIITASVAGLGIGTLGKQGTYGYSASKAAVIHLGRNLALELAPRHITVNSIAPGFFPSKMSNGLLEIGGGADKIGKGNPMGRLGRPEDIAGAVVYLASRAGSHVNGEVIAIDGGSLWQRGELNVPSKL
- a CDS encoding Putative carnosine N-methyltransferase gives rise to the protein MADDEQWSGMENTIEDPEETRVIFSALDSFLQYAKVAHFNVTHLRRQSFYALPQAHWQMLAAAPFNFLDTLERTDDAIESNAELARAIAHNGLRSFHLVPEGSTEEPQMPAAWAGVAKHNDTDKARSTLRQFYRDWSAEGSEERRVCYSPVLDAVDLERKTRSPTPSTSSEPLKVLVPGAGLGRLVFELCRAGHDAEGNEISYHQLLASSYILNCTKAAGQHNIYPWVHSFSNHRTRTNHLRSCAVPDIHPATQLAAAGPSVGSMSMCAADFLCLYADDDHEAAYDAVATVFFLDTAPNLVRYLETILHCLRPGGVLINFGPLLWHFENNAPGNHGRDTDGDGEHDHNNSSGIADPGSFELSDDEVMALVERVGFVVERRETGIKAPYIHDPESMLHTTYRASFWVARKPL